The sequence TGGGCATGCCAGAAGGCATGTATCGGCGCCGGCTCTCGGGTGCTGATCGCCGGTGCAGGGCCGGTGGGCATCATCATCGCGCAGGTTGCTGGAGCATTCGGGGCTTCCGAGGTGCACATCAGCGACCTCTCCGACGAGCGGCTCGGCTTCGCTCGGGCACACGGTGCCACGCACACCCACCGCGCCGATTCCCCTGTCGATGACCTCGGCGTCGACGCATTCATCGATGCGTCGGGGGCCGAGCCCGCGATCCGGGCGGGCATCTCGGCCGTCCGGCCCGCTGGGTCGGTCGTGCTCGTCGGGCTCGGCGCGGATGAGGCGGTGCTGCCGGTCAACCTGCTCCAGAACCGCGAGCTGGTGCTCACCGGCGTCTTCCGCTACGCCAACACGTGGCCGCTCGCGATCCGTCTGCTGGCGGAGGGGCGAATCGACCTGGACTGCCTGGTGACGGGGCGGCACGGGCTCGCCGACGCCGAATCCGCGCTCACCTCGGGCTCCACACCGCGAAGCATGAAGTCGCTGGTCATGCCGCAGCTCTGACACCCGGGAACTGTCCCGCGCGGCCGTCCGCCGGCGGCCGCTGATCGTGGGGTCGCTCCTTCGGAGATACCGTCGAGTGCACAGACCGTCGGCAGACCACGAAGGAGCGGCCATGACCACGATCGACTTCGAGGGCGTGACGCCCCAGGTGCCCGAGAGCGCCTGGGCGGCGCCGAACGCGACCCTGCTCGGGAAGGTGACGCTCGGTGAGAGCGCGAGCGTGTTCTACTCCGCGGTGCTGCGCGGGGACATGGACACCATCACCATCGGCGAGCGCAGCAACATCCAGGACGGCTGCGTCGCCCACACCGATCCCGGCCATCCCGTGGTAGTCGGCGCCGGGGTGTCCGTGGGGCATCGGGCGGTGCTGCACGGCTGCACCGTCGAGGACGACGCCCTGATCGGCATGGGCGCGGTGGTGCTTAACGGCGCCGTGGTGGGCGCCGGCAGCCTCGTCGCCGCCGGCGCGGTGGTCACCGAGGGCATGCAGATCCCGCCCGGCTCGCTCGTGGCCGGTGTGCCCGCGAAGGTGCGCAAGGAGCTGGACGAGGAGGCGATCGAGTCGCTGCGGCAGAACGCCCGCACCTACGTCGACCTCGCGGCACGGCACCGCGAGGCGACGGCGGGGTGAGCGCCTCCCGGGCCGGCGCCCGGTTCATGCGCGCCGAATCATGAACGCTTCCTTCCCGGCAGAGGCAGTGCGGCTGCCGCGGCAGCCGCGCTCATCGCGATCACGGTCCAGAACGCCGGGCCGAACCCTGTGGCCGGATCGCTCGCAGTCGCCGCTGCGGTGAGCACGACGGCGACGAGCGCGGTGCCGAAAGCACCGCCGAGCTGCTGCACGATGCGGGTGATCGCCGAGGCGTGCGGCACCTCCTGACGGTCGATGTCGATATAGGCGGTCGTCATGACCGGGATCATGACGACGCCGAGGCAGAGCCCGCGCACGAAGAGCGCGGCGCCGAGCAGCCAGAGCGACGTCTCAGCACCGGCGAGCGCGAACGGCACCGTGGCGATCGCGGAGAGCACGAAGCCAGCAGCCGCGACGGCGCGCGCTCCGAAACGCTCGACGATCGGGCTGGCGAGGAGGCGCGCGAGCAGCGATCCCACCCCTTGCGGGATGAGCAGCAGTGCGGCGTCGAGCACCCCGTCGCCGCGCGAGATCTGGAAGTAGAGCGGCAACAAGAATGTGCCGGCGAACAGCGCGGCACCGAGGAAGGTCAGCGCGATCGCCGATGAGCGCACCGAGCGCACGGCCAGGAGCCGCACATCGACGAGCGCCGTGCCTGCGCGTCGAACTGCCCACACCGTGAAGCCCACGAGCAGCAGCGCTCCGGTGATGGCGGGGACGAGCACATCCATCCGGCCGAAGCCTCCCTCGGCGTGTGCGTTGGAGAGCCCGTACAGGAGGCCGGCGAGCGCCGGGGCGAGCAACACGATCCCGACCGCGTCCACGCGGGGACGCGGGCAGCCTGGGAGGGGCCGGTCGTCGGCGATGAACTTCATCGCGAGCACGAGCCCCACGATCCCGAGCGGCACGTTGATGAGGAACAGCCAGCGCCAGTCGAGCCATTCCAGCACGAGGCCGCCGAGCACCGGCCCCAGGATCGGCCCGAGCGCAGCCGGGATGCCGACCGTCGCCATGGTGCGGGTGCGGTTCTCGGGTGCGACGTTCTGCATGGCGAGGGTCTGCATGAGCGGGAACATGATGCCGCCGCCGAGCCCCTGCACGACTCGGAAGGCGATGAGGGACGGCGCATCCCATGCACACGCGCAGAGGATCGAGCCCAGCACGAACAGGGACAGCGCGAAGAGCCACACCCGCTTCCCGCCGAATCGTGCCTGGGCCCAGCTCACGAACGGGATCGCCACGGCGAGGGCGAGCAGATATCCGGTGCTCACCCACTGGATCGTCGCGACGGACGCATGGAGCTGGTGCGTCAGCGTCTGCAGGCCGATCGCGACGATCGTCGTGTCGAGGATCGCCGTCACCCCTCCGACGATGATCGCCGCGAGCAGCTTGCCGGAAGGTTGCGCGGGTGCCGCCGGTGGCGCGGCCGTGCTCTGGGTCACTACGAACTCCCAAGAGTAAGATACGAATGCGTTCCTTACAGTAGGGCGCTAGAATAAGAAACGCAAGCGGATCTAACGGAGTGGTGGTATGGCGACGACGAGGCGACGTGGGGCAGAGCTCGAGAAGGCGATCCTCGAGGCAGGATGGGATCAGCTCCTCTCGGACGGATACTCCGGGTTCACGTTCGAGGCGATCGCCGAACGCGCCCAGACCGGCAAGGCCGTGCTGTATCGGCGATGGTCCGGCAAGGAGGCGCTGCTGCTGGCCGTCATCACGCAGCACCACCTCGACGACTCACAGGATCTCCCCGATACCGGATCGCTGCGCGACGACGTGCTCGAGCTGCTCCGCTCCCGCAACGCGATCGGAGACCACATCGCGGCCCTGCTCAGCGCAATCCTCGGCGCCCACTTCGACGACACCCATGTCACGATCGCCGAGCTGCGGCGACAGCTGCTCGAAGAGCACGGCCCGACGCTCCGCACCATCGTGCAGCGCGCCGTCGCGCGCGGCGAGATCCCCGGCCCTGCCGTGCCCGAGCGGGTCGCCTCACTCCCGTTCGAACTCTTCCGGGCCGAGCTCATCATGCGATTCGACCGCGTGCCCGACGAGACGCTCGTCGACATCGTGGACACAGCGTTCATACCCCTCGCCTCCCTGCCGTGGCCGCACTGAACACCTCACCCCCTCCGACAGACCCCGCGGCTCGACAGCAGGCCCCCGCTGGCTCCGCGACCCAGCCTTTACGACCCCACCCCTTCAGATCGATGCCCGATTTGTCCATATTTTCCATCCGTTACCCGTATCCTTGGTGAATGGATCTCACCGCCTCCCTCGTCGGCGCCCTGCCGAAGGTCGCCCTCCACGATCACCTCGACGGCGGGCTGCGCGCCGAGACCGTGCTCGAACTGAGCCAGGAGCTCGGACTCGAGGTGCCGGGCCTCGAAGCCCCCCTCGACGAGGCTCCTGACGCCGAGGATGCCTCCGGCGGCACCCCGCCCGGCGACGTCACGGCCGACGCCCCCGCGACCGATGCCCCTTCGCCCGAGGCCCCCGCCGACGCTCCCCCGGCCGACCCGGCGCGGGCGGTCGCCGACTGGTTCCACAGCGCCGCCGATTCCGGCTCGCTGCCCGCCTATCTCTCCACCTTCGAGCGCACGGTCGCCGTGATGCAGACGGCCCCGCAACTGCGGCGCGTGGCCCGCGAGTTCGTGGAGGACATGGTGGCCGACGGCGTGGTCTACGCCGAGACCCGCTGGGCCCCGCACCAACACACCGCCGGTGGACTCTCGCTCGACGAGGCCGTGCAGGCCGTGCAGGACGGGCTCGACGAGGGGGTCGCCGCGGCGGAGGCGGCCGGGCGGCGGATCGTCGTCGGCCAGCTGCTGTGCTACCTGCGCCACCTCGACCCCACCGACGATCTGTTCGAGATCGCCCTCGCCCGGCGCGACAGCGGCGTGGTGGGCCTGGACCTCGCCGGCCCCGAGGAGGGCTTCCCCGCATCCTGGTTCCGCGCCCAGTTCGAGCGCGCCCGCGCCGCGGGGCTGCGGGTGACCGTCCACGCCGGGGAGGCCGACGGCCCCTCCTCGATCGCCGACGCCCTGGACTGCGGCGCCGAGCGGATCGGGCACGGGGTGCGGCTGCTCGAGGACATCAGCGATGCGCCCGACGGCATGCCCTCCGACAGCATGGCTTCCGAGGTGGCCACCGACATGGGTTCCGACATGTCTTCCGAAGCGGCCTCCGAGGAGACCTCCGACGAGGAGCCCACCCCCTCGCCCACCTTCGGCGGGGTCGCCGACCGTGTGCTGCGCGAGCAGATCTGCCTCGAGGTGTGCCCGAGCTCGAACCTGCAGACCGGCGTCGCGGACGAGCTCTCACACCACCCCGTCGGCCCGCTGCATCGGCTCGGGTTCGCCCTCGCGCTCAGCAGCGACAACCGCCTGATGAGCCGCACCAGCACCTCGCGGGAGATGCTGCGGGCGGCGCAGACCTTCGGCTGGACGCTCGAGGACCTCGAGCGGATCGTGCTCACCGGGCTCGAGAACGGCTTCGCCCCCGCCGCGCAGCGCCAGGCGCTGCGGGACGAGGTGGTGCTCCCCATCTTCCGCGCCGTGCGCGGCCCGGTCCCCACCGAGTAACCGGCCCCTCAGGCGCGGCAGAGCACCCGTCCAGGCGGGGCAGGGTCTCCGATCAGGTGCGGCAGGGTCTCCGCTCAGGCGGGGACGGGGGCGATCCGTCGGCCGGCGGCGCCGGGGCGGGTCACCAGCGCGCCGGCGGTCTCCGGGGCGCCGTCCGTGCGGCGGTAGCGGCCCATCCACTCGGCGGCGAAGCCGTCCGCGTCGGCTGTGGGGACCAGCGCCCAGACGCTGCCCCCGAAACCGGCGCCGAAGGCGGAGGCGGCCCGGGCACCGAGCTCCTCGGCGCTGCGCACCAGCGCGACCGTCTGCGGCACCTGGTTGCGCAGATGCGTCTCGGCCAGGCGCTGAGAGGTGTGCACGGCGGCGGCGAAGGCGTCGAGGTCACCGCTGCGCAGCGCGGCGTGGGCGCGGGGCACCAGATGGGTGGATTCGACGAGGAACTGCTCGAGCCGTTCCCGCTCCCCGCCCTCGGCGGCGAGCTGGCGCAGCGGGTCGAGGCGCTCGTCTGCCGCTCCGAGCGGGGCCTCCAGATCCTCGCCCACCAGGGAGCGCAGCGCCGCCTGGAGCGTGCCGTCGGCCCGGCCCGTGTGCTGGTTCCAGCGGGCGAGGATCTCGCCGAGCAGCGCGGGGCCGCGGTTGTAGGCCTCCTGGGCGGCGCCGGTCTTCTCGGCGAGCACGCCGCTGACGCCCACCACGAAGGACCAGCCCTCGGGCAGCGCGACCCGGTCGATGATCCGCATCGGATCGAACTCCGCGTAGGAGATCCGGCCCTCCTCGGAGGTGAGCATCCCGGTGTGGTCCAGGGAGCCGCCGCTGGTGCCCACCCCGGGCCGGCCCCGCAGGGTGCCGAAGCTCTTGCCGTTCTCGATCGAGGCGGCATACCCGGCCAGCGCCACCCGGTCCGGGATCTGGCCGGCCCAGGCCTCGGTGGCGGGCAGCTCGTTGAGATCCGCGAGCGCCATCGCGGTGCCGGTGATGATCGCCGAGGAGCTGCTCATGCCGGAGGCCGGCGGCAGATCCGAGGCGACGGTGAGCCGGGCCGGGCGCAGCGGGCCGAAGTTGTCGGTGAGCCGGTCGAGCACGGTCTGGGCGTATCGACCCCAATGCCCGGGCGGGAGCTGCGGATCCGTGCCGGCGCGCAGCTGGAGCGTGCCCGGGTAGGCCTCCGAGGCCGCCTCGAGGCTGCCGGGCGCGCCGGCGGCCTCCTGGGCCTGCACGGTGACGCCGCGGTCCACCGCGCACACCAGCACGCGGCCGCCGCCGTAGTCGGTGTGCTTGCCGAGCACCTCGATCCGCCCGGGCATCACCCAGGTGATCGCGCTCGGCGTCACAGCGCGACCTCGACACCCGCCAGGCGGCGCTCGACCTCGTCGATGTCGTCCCGGCGCGAGAGGTCCAGCACCCCGCCGGCGAAGGGGATCACCCGCACCTCGTCCAGCTCGCGCACCGCGTCGACGATCTCGAGCTCCCCGCGCGGGGAGGGCTCGATCCGTGCGCAGGCCGCGAAGATCTCCGGGGTGAAGGCGAAGCAGTTCATGCTCACCAGGGCGTCCGGTCCCGCGGCGGCGAGGGTCGCCGCATCGGGCTTCTCCACGATCCGCTCGAGCCGGCCGTCGGCCTGCTCGATGAGGGCGAAGGCGGCGATGCGGTCCGCGGCGATGTTGCTCTCGCTCAGCAGCGCGGAGCGCTCGAAGCCCAGCAGGGCGTTGCGCTCCTCGCGCAGCAGGCGGCCGATGCCCTCGCCGGGGTAGAGGTTGTCGCCGTTGACCATCACGAACGGCGCATCCCCCACCGCCTCCGCGGCAGAGGCGACGGCGTCGGCCGTGCCGCGCGGCTCGGCCTGCACAGCGAACTGCACCTCGAGCCGGGACGGGCGCAGCTGCGCGATGTGCTCGCGGAACTCCTCGTGCTCGGGCGCGACCACGAGCACGGCGCGGCGGATCCCGGCATCGGCGAGGGCGCTGAGCGAGTAGTCGATCAGGCGGTGCTCGCCGATCGGCATCAGCGCCTTGTGGCCCGAGGCGGCCGCGGCGGCCTGCTGCGGGGTGAGGTCCTTCTCCCCCTCGGTGCGCATGCGGGTGCCCAGTCCCCGGGCGAGGACGACAGCGGTGGTGATCATGATCCTCCGAGGGAGAAGTGGTCGGCGACGGTGCGGGAGAGCTCCTGGGCGCCCTCGGCGGTCTCCGCCTCGGAGAACACCCGGATCACCGGCTCGGTGCCGGAGAAGCGGATGGTCAGCCAGGAATCATCGGTGAAGTAGACCTTGCAGCCATCCTCCCAGGAGATCCGGTCGATCTCGCGGCCGAAGGCGGGCAGCTCGTGCTCGTCGAAGATGCGGCGCTGCAGCTCGTCGCGGCGTTCGGGGGTGTAGCCGTAGGCGGCCTCCTCCATCACCAGCGCGCCGTGGCGCTCCACGAGCTCGGCGTACAGCTGCGAGAGCTTCTTGCCGGAGCGGGCCACCATCTCCACCAGCAGCCCGGCGGCCTGGATGCCGTCCTTGCCGGGGATGTGGCCGCGCACGGTGAGGCCGCCGGAGGATTCGCCGCCGATCACCGCATCGGTCTCGGCCATCTTCGAGCTGATCCACTTGAAGCCGACGGGCACCTCGTGGCAGGTCTGCCCGTGCGCGGCGGCGACGCGGTCCAGCAGGTGCGTGGTGGACAGGTTGCGCACCACCGGGCCGGTCCAGCCCTTCCCGGTGAGCAGGTACTCGTACAGCAGCACCAGCACCTGGTTGGGGCTGAGGTAGTTGCCCTGGTCGTCGATGATGCCGAGCCGGTCCGCGTCGCCGTCGGTGGCGATGCCGAGATCGGCGCCCTGGTCGAGCACGGCCTGGCGCAGCGGGGAGAGGCTGCCCTCCGCTGGGGAGGGCATGCGGCCGCCGAACAGCGGGTCGTGGCGGGCGTTGATCACCTCGACCTGGCAGCGGGCGCTGACCAGGATGGTCTGCAGGCTCGTCTGGGCGACGCCGAACATCGGGTCCAGCACGATGTTCAGGTGGGCGTGGCGGATCGCGTCGAGGTCGAGCTGGCCGATGATCGCGTCGAGGTACCAGTTGATCGAGGCCTGCTCGGTGACGAACTCGCTGCCCTGCACCTCGTGCGGGGCCAGGGAGCGGACGTCCGCCGGATCGAGGGTGGCCACGTGCGCGGCGAGCTCGTCGGTGACCTCGAGCTCGGCGTCCCGCCCGCCCTCGGTGAAGATCTTCAGCCCGTTGTACAGGGCGGGGTTGTGGGAGGCGGTGACGGCGATGCCGTACGCGGCGCCCGTCTGCTTCACCGTCCACATGCACATCGGGGTGGGGACGGGGCGGGTGATGACGGTGACGGGCACGCCGTTGCCGGCGAGCACCTCGATCGCCCACCACGCGGCGACGTCGGAGAGGAAGCGCCGGTCGTAGCTGATCACCAGGCCCCGCTCGACGACGCCCTCCGCGTGCATCCGGTCCGCGAGCCCCTGGGCGAGCAGCCGGACGTTCTCGCGGGTGAACTCGTCCCCGATGATGGCTCTCCAGCCACCTGTGCCGAACGTGATCATCGTTGCTCCTTCGTCGGTGACGGTCGGGCCGGATCGCCTCGTCGCGACCCCGGCACCCGAATCGTTCATGCTGCGAACAAACTAGGCGGGGCGAGGGCCGGGTGTCAAGGAGCCGAGCGGGCAGGGAGCCGATGTGCCCGGGGGCCGGTGCGTCAGGGGCCGGCGTGCCCGGGAGCCGGCGCAGGGTGCCGGCGTGCCCGGGCACCGGCGCAGGGGTGCCGGCGCGACGCGCAGCCGGCAGTTGTGCGCCTGGGACCGATGCGGCTGCCCACCACCGGTCCCACGTGCACAAGAGCAACACGCGAGGCGACCGGGGCGGGCTGCCGGACGAGGCGACGGGCAGGGCGACGGGGGCGGGCTTGCGGATGAGGCGACGGGCCGGGCTGCCGCAGGGATGCCGAGGCCGGGCCTCCGGACGGGGCGCCGGGTCGTCGGCCTGCCGGATGGGCGCGCAGACGGCAGTTGTGCGCCTGGGACCGATGCGGCCGCCCACAACCGGTCCCACGTGCACAAGAGCAACGCGCAGGGCGACGGGGCGGGCTGCCGGGCGAGGCGACGGGGGCGGACTGCCGGATGAGGCGACGGGCGCGGGCGGCCGGGCGGGGCGTCGGGCGCGGGCCCGCCGCCGGGCGGGGCAGGGCGCCGGGATGCGGGGGTCAGGGGCTGGTGGGGGTGGCCACCGGGGCGAGCAGGGGATCGTCGAGCACTCGCTCGACCGCGACGGCGGCGCCGCCGGCGGCCGCGGCATCCAGCCCGAAGGAGGAGCCGCTGACCTCCACGCGCCCGCCCTGGGCCAGCAGCCGCTCGTCGAGCGCGGCCTGGACCGGGCACAGCAGGGCGTCCGCGAAGTAGCCGAAGTAGCCGCCCAGCACGATCGCCTGCGGGTTCAGCACGTCCACCAGCACGCCCGCGCCGCGCACCAGATCCTCGGCGAGCGCGGCGAAGCGCTCCCGCAGTCGCGGATCGCCCTCGTCCAGCAGGGCGCGGATCCGTTCGAGCCGCTCGAGCATCGGCCGGCGCCCGGAGCGGGCCGGATCCTGCTCGTCCAGCGCCGCGAGCACGGTGTCGAAGCCGACGAGGGTCTCCCAGCAGCCGCGCCGGCCGCAGCGGCAGAGCTCCCCGGCCGAGTCGACGCCGATGTGCCCCACCTCGCCGGAGAAGCCGGACCAGCCGCGGATCAGGCGCCCCCCGGCGATGATGCCCGCGCCCACGCCCTGGTCGCCGGTGAGGTAGACGAGGTCCACGATGCCGCGCCGGGCCAGGCGCGGCGCCTCCGCGAGCGCGGAGAGCTTCGCGTCGTTCTCGAGCGAGAGGACGGGATGATCCGGGCCGAGGCGGCGGGCGAGCTCCTCCCCCAGCGGCACGTCGGCCCAGCCCAGGTTCGAGGCGAAGCGCACCACGGCGCCGTCGTAGTCGATCGGTCCCGGCGGGGCGATCGTGGCGCCGGCGACCCACAGGCCCTCGGCCGCGGCGACGTCGAGCGCCTCCTGCAGCTGCGCCGCGGCGCGGTCGATGACCAGCTGGGGCGGATAGGTGCGCTCCTCGGAGCCCTCCGGGCCGGCGACGTAGGGCATCGGCACGGAGGAGGTGAAGCGCACCTGCCCGGCGAGATCCCGCAGGCACACGGCGATGTAGTCGACGTTCAGCTCGACCCCCACCCCGGCCACGTGCTGCGGGGACAGGCGCACCTCGGTGCCGGGCCGGCCCACCGTGCCCAGGCGCTCCACCTGCCCCTCCTGCACCAGGCCCCGCTCGGCCAGGTCGCTGACCAGCGAGGTCACCGACGCCTTCGACAGGCCCGTCTCCTGGGAGAGCGTGGCGCGGGAACGGCCGCCATGGGCGTGCAGGTGGCGCAGCAGGAGGCTGAGGTTGGCCGAGCGCATCGCGGCATGGCCCAGCGGCACGGCGCGGCGCGGGCGCCCGCGCCCCGAAGCGGACGGAGAGCTGCCCGGGGACGTCATGACCACATCGTAGGCGGGGCCGGGCCGTGGACCGTCGGCGACAGGGCCGGGCGGCGCTCCGCCCGGCGGACCGTCGGCGGCACGGCCGGGCGGCGGCTCGTCGGCGGCACTCCGCCCGGCGGACCGTCGGCGGCACGGCCGGGTTCACACCCCCGGGCTCACACCTGCCGGCTCACGTCTCGAGGACGCCGTGCAGGATCTCGAGATAGCGGCGGGCGAGGACGTCGTCGTCGGCGTGCTCGGCGACCCAGTCCCGGCCGCTCGCGCGCACCGCCGCCCGGGAGCGGTCGGCGGCGAGGCCCCGCCAGAGGTCGGTGAGCGCCTCGACGTCCTCCGGGGGCAGCACGTCCCCCGCGCCCGCCTCGCGGACCACGTCGGCCGCCTCGCCGTCCAGCAGCGCGGTGATGTGCCGGCCGGTGGCGAGCATCTCGTAGAGCTTCGAGGGGACGGTCCAGGCGAACGGCGCCCAGTCCCGCAGCGAGACGATGACGGTGTCGGCCCAGGCGTACTGGCGGCTCACCTCGCGGTGCGGGATGCGGGGGAACACCTCCACGGGCGCCTCGAGCTCATGGGCGAGCGCCGCGAGCGCGGGCGCCTCGACGCCGTGGCCCACCAGCCGCACCCGGATGTCCACGCCCTCCCGCCGCAGCGCGGCGGCCGCGCGGACCACCGTGTCCAGGCCCTGCGAGCGGCCCATGTTGCCCAGGTACAGGCAGCGCAGCTCGGGATGGTCGGCGGGGAGGTGATCGTGCTGGCGCGGCACCTGGCGCAGGTCGGTGCCGTTGCGCACCACGCGCACCGTCTTCACGCCCCGGTCGCGCAGCACCTGCGCGAACCGTCCGGTGGTGGTGACCACGGCGCGGGCGCCGCTCTGCCAGCCGGTGACCTGCTCGTGCACCTCGCCCTTGAGCAGCGCGGCGCCCCAGGTCAGGGCACGACGCAGCACGCCGCGGCGCACCGCCTGGGCGGCCTCGGCGCTCAGCGCTCCGGCGGGGCCGACGTGGGTGACCAGATCCGGCCATGCGTCGCGCATCTCGACCACCAGCGGCACGTCCCACAGCAGCGAGAGGGTGCGCCCCACCAGCAGGGTGGGGATCGCGGGGGCGGTGGCGATGATGACGTCGGGCCGGGTGCCGGGGCGGGAGAAGCGCCGCCGCAGCCGGCGCAGCGCATCGCCCGCCGCGATCAGGTGATCGGCGGTGCGGGTGGCGATGTCCGCGCGGTGCGGGAGGTAGGCGGTGCGCAGGATCGTCTCCCCGTGCCGGCCCGTCTCCACGGCGCCCACGCGGTGGGTGCGGCGCTGGGCGGGGGTGGGTCTGCCGGCCGGGTAGTGCGGCACCGGGGCGGCGACCGTGACCCGGTGCCCGGCGGCGAGGAAGCGGCGCACGAGCGCCGACCAGCGGCGCTGCGGGGCACCGAACTCGGGGGCGTAGTAATGGGTGAGCAGCAGCAGTCTCATGCGCCGGCCGACCCCTCCTCGAGGCCGAGCGCGGCGGCGGCCTCCCGCAGCAGCTGCGGGGAGGTGTGCAGGGTCTCCGGCGGCTCCAGCCCCGCTCTCGCGGTGGCCGCGTCGACGTGCAGGTGGAGGGCGGCGTCGGCCGGGAGGACGGGCGGCTCGACGGCGACCTGCCCCTGCGGGACCTCCGGCACCTCCGGCAGGGCGGCGAGGGCGGCGGCGGGGATCAGCACGCTGCGGGCGCTGAGCTGGCGGGGCATCACGGTGAGCGCGGCGAGCTCGCCGCCGGCGTCGTGCTGGTAGATGTCCCGCACCCGGCCCACGCTCCTGCCGTCGCTGCCGTACACGGTCAGGCCCGCGAGCGCCTGCAGGCGGCGGCGCCGAGCGGCACGGGTGCGCGGCTCCGGCGCGTCGGCGGGCGGCTGATCGCGGCGACCACCGGGGACGAGCGCCGCCGCACCGTCGGGCGCGGGGCCGTCGGCCGTCGGGTCGCCCGGGCCGTCGGGCGCGGCGCCGCCGCCTGCCTCATCGGGCATGGCAGCGGGGCTCATCGGTCACTTCCGCAGGCGATCACAAGCTGGGAGTCTACCGACCGGTCCGCACCTGCCGCGAGCGCTCAATCGCTCACGCAGCGGCGCACGAACTCCTGCACGTCCGCGATCGGGTCCCCGTCGCCCGTCTTCTGCAGCTCGCGCACCGTGTGCTCCCGCACCGTGAGGCTCAGCAGCAGCGAGAACAGGGTGCGGGCGAGGAACTTCGGATCCGAGCCCTCCGCCAGGCGGCCGTTCTCCGCGAGGCCCTCCAGCACCCGCTCGAGCACGTGCTCGTGCACCAGGCGCAGCCGCGCGATGCGGAAGCGGCCCGGATGGTCCGGGTTCACCACCTCCCCGGAGAGGGTGGCCAGCAACGCCATCGAGTGCTCGCGCGGATCCCACGGCCCGGACAGCGCCGCGATCAGCGACTGCGGGGAGGTCTGCAGCGCCTCCACCGAGTCCAGCAGCCCCTGCGCATGCGCCTCCAGACGGTCGATCACCGCACCGAGCAGCGCCTCCTTGGAGGAGAAGTGGTGCAGCATCCCCGGATGGGAGATCCCCACCCGGCGGGAGATGTCGCGCAGGCTCGCGCTGTGATAACCGCGCTCGGCGAACAGCGAGGAGGCCGCATCGAGGATCTCCTCGCGGCGGGCGGAGGCCGACGGGCGCCCGCCTTCCTCCTCGACCTCCGTGCCGGCACCGCCCGAGGCCGGGGCCTCGACGACGGTGCGCGCGGCACCCTCGATCTCGAGCTCCGCCGCGGAGATCGAGTCGAGGGTGCGCAGCGCCTCGGACAGCGGATCCGCACCGTGGACGGCGGGACCGCCGTCGGCGGCCTCCTCCCCCACCCGGTCGGAGAACAGCGCCGACAGCGGCGCGGGACCGGTCCCGGAGCCCGGGGGACCACCGGCGGCAGCGAGAGTCATCGACTGTTCTCCTTCACGGTCGGCACACGATCACTTCTGGGCGATCAGCTCCGCGATCTGGATCGCGTTGAGAGCGGCACCCTTGCGCAGATTATCCGCCACGACGAAGAGGACCAGACCCTTCTGCTCCGGCACGGACTGATCCTGGCGGATCCGGCCCACGAAGGTGCCGTCGCGGCCGG comes from Brachybacterium faecium DSM 4810 and encodes:
- a CDS encoding transcriptional regulator (PFAM: Bacterial regulatory proteins, tetR family), whose translation is MTLAAAGGPPGSGTGPAPLSALFSDRVGEEAADGGPAVHGADPLSEALRTLDSISAAELEIEGAARTVVEAPASGGAGTEVEEEGGRPSASARREEILDAASSLFAERGYHSASLRDISRRVGISHPGMLHHFSSKEALLGAVIDRLEAHAQGLLDSVEALQTSPQSLIAALSGPWDPREHSMALLATLSGEVVNPDHPGRFRIARLRLVHEHVLERVLEGLAENGRLAEGSDPKFLARTLFSLLLSLTVREHTVRELQKTGDGDPIADVQEFVRRCVSD
- a CDS encoding PRC-barrel protein (PFAM: PRC-barrel domain), with the protein product MPDEAGGGAAPDGPGDPTADGPAPDGAAALVPGGRRDQPPADAPEPRTRAARRRRLQALAGLTVYGSDGRSVGRVRDIYQHDAGGELAALTVMPRQLSARSVLIPAAALAALPEVPEVPQGQVAVEPPVLPADAALHLHVDAATARAGLEPPETLHTSPQLLREAAAALGLEEGSAGA